In bacterium, the genomic window GGCCGGCGTGCACAGCGGCGACTCCTGCGCGGTCTTCCCGCCGCAGCTCGTCACGCACGGGCAGTACGCGGCGATGCGCGCGATCGCGGCTCGCCTTGCCCGCGCGCTGGGCGTGGTCGGGCCGATGAACGTGCAGTTCGCCGTGCAAGACGGGCAGGTCTTCGTGCTCGAGGTGAACCCGCGCGCGAGCCGCACGCTGCCCTTCCTCGAGAAGGCCACCGGCCTTGCGCTCACGGCCGCCGCCACACGCGCCATGCTTGGCGAGTCCTTCGCTGCGCAGGGCATCGCCGAGGCGGCCCTGCCGGCGCGCTGCTTCGTCAAGGCGCCGGTCTTCCCCTTCCGCCGCTTCCCCGCCAGCGACTCCCTGCTCGGTCCCGAGATGAAGAGCACCGGCGAGGTGATGGGCGTGGGCGCGAGCTTCGGCGAGGCCTTCGCGCGCGCACAGCTCGGCACCGGCCAGGGCCTGCCGGTGGCAGGCACGGCTTTCCTCAGTGTGCACGACCGCGACAAGCCCGACCTGCTGCCGATCGCGCGGCAGCTCGGCGTGCTCGGCTTCGCGCTGCTGGCCACGATGGGCACGGCGGCGGCCCTGCGCGCGCGCGGCCTCGCCTGCGAGACCGTGGCGAAGGTGGGCGAGGGATCGCCGCACGTTGCCGAGCGCATCCTCGCCG contains:
- a CDS encoding ATP-grasp domain-containing protein, with product AGVHSGDSCAVFPPQLVTHGQYAAMRAIAARLARALGVVGPMNVQFAVQDGQVFVLEVNPRASRTLPFLEKATGLALTAAATRAMLGESFAAQGIAEAALPARCFVKAPVFPFRRFPASDSLLGPEMKSTGEVMGVGASFGEAFARAQLGTGQGLPVAGTAFLSVHDRDKPDLLPIARQLGVLGFALLATMGTAAALRARGLACETVAKVGEGSPHVAERILAGGVQLVINTPLGAASRYDERPIRQAATSMDVPCITTLAGARAAVDGIRALREGLGVPQSLQALHAAAAIRPRGRAARG